A genomic segment from Curtobacterium sp. MCSS17_007 encodes:
- a CDS encoding SOS response-associated peptidase produces MCGRFVVSDTTAGLLPELVGELAARTEHVDQETGEVHAGLTPSWNVAPTDAVYAVRQRHGQRELPQISWGFVPSWAKDFRKQQPKPINARIETVATSGMFKRAFATNRCIVPALGYYEWVVREDGKEPHFVHEPGGALAMAGIVSAWPDPTKPEDDPEKWRLSLAIITRDAHVAPGEVHDRMPAFLTPDGYGDWLDGDLGSDDLLALLDHESLAVAAGLEQYEVSRAVNSVRNDGPQLIERVA; encoded by the coding sequence ATGTGTGGAAGGTTCGTCGTCTCCGACACCACGGCCGGTCTGCTGCCCGAGCTCGTGGGTGAGCTCGCCGCGCGCACCGAGCACGTCGACCAGGAGACGGGCGAGGTGCACGCCGGCCTCACCCCGAGCTGGAACGTCGCGCCGACCGACGCCGTGTACGCCGTCCGGCAGCGGCACGGGCAGCGCGAGCTCCCCCAGATCAGCTGGGGCTTCGTCCCGAGCTGGGCGAAGGACTTCCGGAAGCAGCAACCGAAGCCGATCAACGCCCGCATCGAGACGGTCGCGACGAGCGGCATGTTCAAGCGGGCGTTCGCGACGAACCGCTGCATCGTGCCCGCCCTCGGCTACTACGAGTGGGTCGTCCGCGAGGACGGCAAGGAACCCCACTTCGTCCACGAACCCGGTGGCGCGCTGGCCATGGCGGGCATCGTGAGCGCCTGGCCGGACCCGACGAAGCCCGAGGACGACCCGGAGAAGTGGCGGCTGTCGCTCGCGATCATCACCCGCGACGCGCACGTCGCCCCCGGCGAGGTCCACGACCGGATGCCCGCGTTCCTCACCCCGGACGGGTACGGCGACTGGCTCGACGGGGACCTCGGTTCCGACGACCTGCTCGCGCTGCTCGACCACGAGTCGCTCGCGGTCGCAGCCGGGCTCGAGCAGTACGAGGTCTCCCGCGCGGTGAACAGCGTGCGCAACGACGGCCCGCAGCTCATCGAACGGGTGGCCTGA